ATGCCTGCCTGCTCAATCAGCTTGCTCTGTCCGATCGTTCCTACTATGATGTTTCCGGTGTTTGTGTCTATATGGGCAGTTGCCGACAATACAGTCTGAAGGTCACGGGACAACAAGTCCAGCGAAGTACGCACCACCGGTGCTTCCGAACCGCTGCAAGCTATCGCAACCGGCTGACCGGACTGCAAAACAAAATCTTTTTGTTTACCCTGAACGGACACGATCACTGCTACCCAAGCAAGGAAAGAAAATAAAATTCTATTTCTCATAAATATTACAGTTTTACAATATCAGTAATGGTCACAAAGCAATCGTCGCTGCCATAGATTCTCTTCGTTTTATCAGTCCATGTGGGGCTGATGCCCGTAACTTCAATCACCAGCGTATATTCCCCTTCAGCCAATTGGGGAGTCTTAAAACGCGTTGCATGATCATTCGCCTTACTATAGAAATCGACCAGTGAAGAATATATTTTCTCCCCTTTCTTATCAAGGATATTCATACGCGCATATCCGCTATGACAGTTCGTTTCGCCCATAACAGCCACACAAGAGCCAGTGAAAGGAATGCTCAGCGTACTTCCTTTTACATTGGAAGATATTCTTCCTTCCTCCACTTTCCAGTCAGCTTCTTTACTGAACGTTATCTTCTTTAAATCGACGGTTTTTCCTTTGCGCAGAGGATTTACGGGTTTCAACTTATCAACGTCCCAGGAAGGCCAGTATTCCGGAATAGAAAGCTTTGTTCCATCCACCTGCATAGGCATCCACACATAGGTGGCAGCCGAAGCCTGATGCGGATAAGACCAGCGATCGCCCATAAACATAGGAATCGTATCTTCACCACACTTTAAAGGAAACACAAAAGTGGTCTGTGAATTATAGGTCAGGCTTCCTTCGGGAGCAAACAAACCTTGTCTGGTCCACGGCCCTTTGACGGAAGGGGCTGTAAAGTAGAAATTATCATTCTTCTCCCAACTGGTCAGATTGGAGAACAAGAAGAAATACGTGCCGTCCTTTTTAAACATTGCCGGAGACTCTCCGTGAGAACCACCTACTCCCGATACCACTTTTTCCTCTGCCGTACGGTAGTCCTTACTCAAACGATAGACAATTCCTCCGTGCAACAGCAGATATCCGGTACCGTCCGTGTCCTGATAAGTCCCCATATCCCAGCGGCGAATAGGCTTACCTTCATACAACAGAGGTCCGTGAAGTTTATATTCACCTGCTATAGTGCTACAGGTAGCATAACCGATATGGGGATCTTTATAGTTCATATCGTCTGCATGCATATACATCACATACTCGCCGGTAGAAGGGCATTTCATGACTTTCACACGCTCGCCTACACGATCAGGGCCAAGAATTCCGCTTGACTGCATCGGCAGTACAACACGTTCGAACTTCCAGTTCACCAAATCATCAGATGAATAACAACTGAAACCCGGAAAAGCATTGCTCTTGTCCGACTTATATTCCCCGAAAAGATAATATCTGCCATTCTCTTCCACAATGCAGGCACCGTGGGCATTGACTATCTCTCCCCTGTCGTCAAACCAGGGAATTCCGTTATTTACTACTTTTTCCGTTTTCCGGGCCATGCCCGTTCCGTAAGATACCCACAAAAGGGCAAACAATAACATCCAGTATTTCATGATATTCTTCTATAAATGCTTATAAAAAGTATAAGGCACAATTAAATTACAAATTTACGATTAACTATCTATATTCCTATGGAGAATAGTACAACAAGCATGGAATATTGTACTATTTTTCTTCAAAACAACATCCCGCAGAACAGCCACGCACTTTCCATCTCCGTCGTGCATATCATGCAGCATCTTTCATCATTGATAAAAATAAGAATATTTAATGCACAAAAATAGGGAGAAGAACGCAATGAGACGGGAGGTAAATCGGGCAGATATAGGGGGCAAATCGGGCAATAAAGTAAAAGATTGTCATGTTACGATAATTCGCAGTCTGCTAAGTCAAATAAAAGAAAACTCTCTACGGGTTCTTCTGACATATAGAAAACTTTTTACCATCAATACTAAAATCGCAGTTGAGTTTATAATAAATAGTTGCATCGTTTATTATAAACGGTCTCCCCATTTATTATAAACTCCAGTACACCTTTTAAGCACGTATTTCTTGATTTTATGCAACAAAAAAGGCTGCAAACCGTATAAAAGGTTGCAGCCTCAAGCTTATCACCGGTTCACATAGATGCTGATTTGCATATGATCCCCTTTGTATTTTGTTATAATGTTACACTATTTTTTTCGGTTCGGTTAAGATGATTGATAAGGTGCATTTCGTTTCATTTTTTAATGGGTTGTTACTTTATTGCCTGTATGACTCCTGCAAATATACAACAAAAAAATGCCTTTGTCAAGTCCTGCGGATATTTGAATAATTAAAAAGCGACAGGCAGTGCAAGTAACTGATACATCAAAGTGCGTGCCATACGCTCCTGCCCTTTGGTGTCGGGATGCAAACGGTCATAGCCGGCATCATAGAAATAAATAAGCTGTTCTTCAACCATCGGATTCATACCTGTCACTGCATTAAAGTCTATGACAGGTATTCCCCATATATTTCCTGCCTCCTTAATAGCCTGCACATAAGCATCTATATATTCTCCGCAACCATTCTGATAGCTTTCATCCGGCTGGACATTCTTATCGCCGAAGTTAGCCAACGAACGATGCAAAGGAGTCAGCAGAACGATCTGCTTATCCGGGAAAAGTTTCTTCAGTTGAGTGATTCCTATATTAATACGACCTCTATAAGTGTCTTGAGTCAT
This sequence is a window from Bacteroides thetaiotaomicron VPI-5482. Protein-coding genes within it:
- a CDS encoding family 43 glycosylhydrolase, whose amino-acid sequence is MKYWMLLFALLWVSYGTGMARKTEKVVNNGIPWFDDRGEIVNAHGACIVEENGRYYLFGEYKSDKSNAFPGFSCYSSDDLVNWKFERVVLPMQSSGILGPDRVGERVKVMKCPSTGEYVMYMHADDMNYKDPHIGYATCSTIAGEYKLHGPLLYEGKPIRRWDMGTYQDTDGTGYLLLHGGIVYRLSKDYRTAEEKVVSGVGGSHGESPAMFKKDGTYFFLFSNLTSWEKNDNFYFTAPSVKGPWTRQGLFAPEGSLTYNSQTTFVFPLKCGEDTIPMFMGDRWSYPHQASAATYVWMPMQVDGTKLSIPEYWPSWDVDKLKPVNPLRKGKTVDLKKITFSKEADWKVEEGRISSNVKGSTLSIPFTGSCVAVMGETNCHSGYARMNILDKKGEKIYSSLVDFYSKANDHATRFKTPQLAEGEYTLVIEVTGISPTWTDKTKRIYGSDDCFVTITDIVKL